A single genomic interval of Pyruvatibacter sp. HU-CL02332 harbors:
- a CDS encoding DUF2799 domain-containing protein has protein sequence MRLLFLAPVTAVTAVLVSLTACTTMTAEQCVAADWQAIGFEDAMKGRAAGNVTQHASACADHSVAPDMTAYATGHANGARAFCTPDNGFKHGLSGGTNHNICPDDLSNAFSVTYEAGRGLRTRKQAVATAKNDLTTIERRMQRLENDFTHNENVLATLNLKPADRAKVQADVNTARNEHQRLSKQRKRAQEKLVRTQRDHDTYRSEIEARFFTGS, from the coding sequence ATGCGCCTGCTTTTCCTTGCTCCCGTCACAGCCGTCACCGCCGTCCTTGTGTCACTGACAGCCTGCACCACCATGACCGCCGAACAATGTGTTGCAGCCGACTGGCAGGCGATCGGCTTCGAAGACGCGATGAAAGGCCGCGCCGCAGGCAACGTCACCCAACATGCCTCAGCCTGTGCGGACCACAGCGTGGCACCCGACATGACAGCCTACGCAACAGGTCACGCAAACGGCGCGCGCGCGTTCTGCACCCCGGACAACGGGTTCAAGCACGGCCTCTCCGGCGGCACCAACCACAACATCTGCCCGGATGATCTCAGCAACGCCTTCAGCGTGACTTATGAAGCCGGCCGCGGCCTGCGCACCCGCAAACAGGCAGTGGCCACCGCCAAAAACGACCTCACCACCATCGAGCGCCGCATGCAAAGACTGGAAAATGACTTCACCCACAATGAGAATGTCCTGGCGACGCTGAACCTCAAGCCCGCCGACCGCGCCAAGGTCCAGGCCGACGTCAACACCGCCCGCAACGAGCACCAGCGCCTGAGCAAACAACGCAAACGCGCCCAGGAAAAACTCGTCCGCACCCAGCGCGACCACGACACATACCGCAGTGAAATAGAAGCCCGCTTCTTCACCGGCTCATGA
- a CDS encoding GIY-YIG nuclease family protein codes for MAFFVYIMTNRKHGTLYIGHTDDIRRRAHQHRTGEIPGFTKTNDLKQLVHLEPCESREAARHREQQLKYWQRSWKIQLIEKNNPDWQDLFDTLL; via the coding sequence ATGGCGTTCTTTGTCTACATCATGACCAACCGCAAACACGGCACACTCTACATCGGCCACACCGACGACATCCGCCGTCGCGCACACCAGCACCGCACCGGCGAAATTCCCGGCTTCACCAAAACAAACGATCTGAAACAACTGGTCCACCTGGAACCTTGCGAAAGCCGCGAAGCCGCAAGACACCGCGAACAGCAGCTCAAATACTGGCAACGGTCCTGGAAAATTCAATTGATCGAAAAGAACAACCCGGACTGGCAGGACCTCTTCGACACCTTGCTCTAA
- a CDS encoding NAD(P)/FAD-dependent oxidoreductase, whose amino-acid sequence MAAVHDLATYRDTAGANAGPMRVAIIGAGVAGICQAIKLQEAGIEFTIYEKANDIGGTWRDNTYPGCSCDVPLHLYQYSFEMSPEWRNKFADHAQIKAYLDRVVEKYGLRPFIKLNCAVDSAVFDEATGTWQLTTEHGEQVDANVLVAGTGQLNRPQLPNISGTEDFKGDAWHSARWNHDVDLSGKRIAVIGNGASAIQFVPEIAKQAGNVTIFQRSASWVLPRPERIFKEWEKNLYRRFPWLMWIQRTRMWLNGEQLLLSFRHLGWALKKGHVKESEEYVSDPEKRAKLLPDYDPGCKRVLFSNDWWPAMGRSNVDIETTGIERITETGIRTVDGTDHAFDVIVYGTGFDTNHFLGPVDVKGLGGRDLRTEWKDGADAHLGIGVSGYPNFYLLYGPNTNLGHNSIIYMIECQAAYVTQIARKLRDGNLAYADVRATAQAEWDRGVQADNAKSVFASGCTSWYKTADGRITNNWPNSTLTYKRMTKRVNWDDYAVVARGAGQVQAAAE is encoded by the coding sequence ATGGCGGCAGTTCATGATCTTGCGACCTATCGCGACACAGCAGGCGCCAATGCAGGACCCATGCGGGTTGCCATTATCGGTGCCGGGGTGGCGGGCATCTGCCAGGCGATCAAGCTGCAGGAAGCGGGCATCGAGTTCACGATCTATGAGAAGGCCAACGACATCGGCGGCACGTGGCGGGACAATACCTATCCCGGCTGCTCGTGTGATGTGCCGCTGCATCTGTATCAGTACTCTTTCGAGATGAGCCCGGAATGGCGCAACAAGTTTGCCGATCATGCGCAGATCAAGGCCTATCTTGATCGTGTGGTTGAGAAATACGGCCTGCGCCCGTTCATCAAGCTCAACTGTGCTGTGGACAGCGCGGTCTTTGATGAAGCCACGGGCACCTGGCAATTGACGACGGAACATGGCGAGCAGGTGGACGCCAATGTGCTTGTCGCGGGCACGGGTCAGCTCAACCGTCCGCAGTTGCCCAATATTTCGGGGACGGAGGACTTCAAGGGGGACGCGTGGCATTCAGCGCGGTGGAACCATGATGTTGATCTCAGCGGCAAGCGCATTGCGGTGATCGGCAATGGCGCCAGCGCCATTCAGTTTGTGCCGGAGATTGCCAAGCAAGCGGGCAATGTCACCATTTTCCAGCGGTCGGCGAGCTGGGTGCTGCCGCGCCCGGAGCGGATTTTCAAGGAGTGGGAAAAGAACCTCTATCGCCGCTTCCCCTGGCTGATGTGGATCCAGCGCACACGCATGTGGCTGAATGGCGAGCAGCTGCTGCTGAGCTTCCGCCATCTGGGCTGGGCGCTGAAGAAGGGGCACGTGAAGGAATCCGAAGAATATGTGTCGGACCCTGAAAAGCGCGCCAAGCTGCTGCCGGACTATGACCCGGGCTGCAAGCGGGTCCTGTTTTCCAACGACTGGTGGCCCGCTATGGGGCGCTCAAATGTGGACATTGAAACCACGGGCATTGAGCGCATTACCGAGACAGGCATCCGGACGGTAGACGGCACCGACCACGCATTTGACGTCATCGTCTATGGCACGGGGTTTGACACCAATCACTTCCTGGGGCCGGTGGACGTGAAGGGCCTTGGCGGGCGTGACCTGCGGACGGAATGGAAAGACGGGGCCGATGCGCATCTGGGCATTGGCGTATCCGGCTATCCGAATTTCTATCTGTTGTATGGGCCCAACACGAACCTTGGGCACAACTCGATCATCTACATGATTGAGTGCCAGGCGGCTTATGTGACGCAGATCGCGCGCAAGCTGCGTGATGGCAATCTGGCCTATGCAGATGTGCGGGCGACGGCCCAGGCTGAATGGGACAGGGGCGTGCAGGCAGACAACGCCAAAAGCGTTTTCGCGTCCGGCTGCACCAGTTGGTACAAAACGGCTGATGGCCGCATCACCAACAACTGGCCGAACTCAACGCTGACCTACAAGCGCATGACCAAGCGTGTGAACTGGGACGACTATGCCGTGGTCGCGCGCGGGGCCGGGCAGGTGCAGGCGGCTGCGGAGTAG
- the rraA gene encoding ribonuclease E activity regulator RraA, with translation MAKSPATTDLSDDHGDAVRVLDSIFADFGSREAFHGPVKTLKCFEDNAKVREAVESPGNGQVLVVDGGGSERCALFGGNLAELAEKNGWSGVVVYGCIRDIGEIETFDIGVKALALHPKKSVKADGGKYDVPVTFAGHTISPGDWLYADRDGIVVSDKEL, from the coding sequence ATGGCCAAGAGCCCCGCCACCACAGACCTGTCCGACGACCACGGCGATGCCGTCCGCGTGCTGGATTCCATCTTTGCTGATTTCGGCAGCCGCGAGGCCTTCCACGGCCCCGTCAAAACCCTCAAATGCTTCGAGGACAATGCCAAGGTGCGCGAAGCGGTGGAAAGCCCCGGCAATGGACAGGTGCTGGTTGTGGATGGCGGCGGATCGGAACGCTGCGCATTGTTCGGCGGCAATCTCGCAGAGCTTGCCGAGAAGAACGGCTGGTCCGGCGTCGTCGTCTATGGCTGCATCCGCGACATCGGCGAAATCGAAACATTTGACATCGGTGTGAAGGCGCTCGCCCTGCACCCCAAAAAATCCGTCAAGGCCGACGGCGGCAAATACGACGTCCCCGTCACCTTCGCCGGCCACACCATCAGCCCCGGCGACTGGCTCTACGCTGATCGCGACGGCATCGTGGTGTCAGACAAGGAGCTTTAG
- a CDS encoding MFS transporter, with translation MTAEATQSRTGIAAGALPVSTRAGYGVGDFAVNLFFQSALLFLLFFYTDVAGIAAATAASIFLVARVVDAVTDPVMGVIADRTRTRWGRFRPYVLAGGPLLAVMGVATFTAPDLSPEGKVLYAYVTYILFGIAYTVVSIPYSSLTSALTENSHERTVLSTYRMAFAMLGGLLVAAMTTPLVAAFGGGADGFQMTMVVYGLIACALLAVTFFTTRERKFAHEDVPGVAQIVRALKAGGWPLALLIFAFWMGMMAFTVRSAAIIYYFVYNVGQEDLVPVFMVSVAVFNFIGIIIVPAFGKRLGKRATYLLGAFGGCLSGVALYFTPTDQVVLIFLVSCIGAIMFAGPTVMAWSMLPDAVDYAELRSGVRADGAIYAATSFFQKMAMAVGGAGAALILSFTGYVPNVAQAPEALGGILFMVALGPVVLFVLGAVAMLFYSLTDEKFSEVSTALAEQRAARLDV, from the coding sequence ATGACAGCTGAAGCAACTCAATCTCGTACAGGGATTGCGGCCGGGGCCTTGCCCGTTTCGACACGGGCGGGATATGGCGTCGGCGATTTTGCCGTGAACTTGTTCTTTCAGTCGGCGCTCCTGTTTTTGCTGTTTTTCTATACGGACGTTGCGGGCATTGCGGCGGCCACGGCGGCGTCCATTTTTCTGGTCGCTCGCGTTGTGGATGCGGTGACGGACCCGGTGATGGGCGTGATTGCCGACAGAACCCGCACCCGGTGGGGTCGGTTTCGTCCCTACGTTCTGGCGGGCGGCCCGTTGCTGGCGGTCATGGGGGTGGCGACATTCACGGCTCCCGATCTGAGCCCTGAAGGCAAGGTGCTCTATGCCTATGTGACCTACATTCTGTTCGGTATCGCCTACACGGTGGTGAGCATTCCCTATTCATCGCTTACGTCGGCCCTGACCGAGAACTCTCATGAGCGCACGGTGCTTTCGACCTATCGCATGGCCTTCGCCATGCTTGGCGGGCTGCTGGTTGCGGCCATGACGACGCCGCTTGTGGCAGCGTTCGGCGGTGGGGCCGATGGCTTCCAGATGACGATGGTGGTCTATGGTCTGATTGCCTGCGCCTTGCTGGCGGTTACGTTTTTCACCACCCGCGAGCGCAAGTTTGCCCATGAGGATGTGCCCGGCGTCGCGCAGATCGTCCGTGCCCTGAAGGCTGGCGGCTGGCCGCTTGCATTGCTCATCTTCGCATTCTGGATGGGGATGATGGCATTCACCGTCCGCTCGGCGGCGATCATCTACTACTTTGTCTACAATGTGGGTCAAGAAGACCTGGTGCCGGTCTTCATGGTCAGCGTCGCGGTATTCAACTTCATTGGGATCATAATTGTGCCTGCGTTTGGCAAGCGGCTGGGCAAGCGGGCGACCTATCTGCTGGGGGCGTTTGGTGGCTGCCTGTCTGGCGTTGCGCTGTACTTCACACCGACGGATCAGGTCGTGTTGATTTTCCTGGTGTCGTGCATCGGCGCGATCATGTTTGCCGGGCCGACGGTGATGGCCTGGTCGATGCTGCCGGATGCGGTTGACTATGCGGAGCTGCGGTCAGGCGTGCGGGCAGATGGCGCAATCTATGCTGCCACCAGTTTCTTCCAGAAGATGGCGATGGCCGTGGGCGGGGCGGGCGCGGCGCTCATTCTGTCGTTTACGGGCTATGTGCCCAATGTTGCGCAGGCGCCGGAGGCCCTGGGCGGCATTCTCTTCATGGTGGCGCTTGGGCCGGTGGTCCTGTTCGTGCTGGGTGCGGTCGCGATGCTGTTTTATTCGCTTACGGATGAAAAATTCAGCGAAGTGTCGACGGCACTGGCGGAACAAAGAGCAGCGCGACTGGATGTGTGA
- the metE gene encoding 5-methyltetrahydropteroyltriglutamate--homocysteine S-methyltransferase: MTEPTSPASPDAKDQKSVRSAVLGFPRIGARRELKFAAEAFWRGDSDAETLDETAAQLRTRHWIAQRQRGIDVIPSNDFSFYDQMLDMTALLGAIPQRFSWQPGTPIDHATYFACARGTDTAPAMEMTKWFDTNYHYIVPEFDDATRFSLARTTPLDAWQEARALDITTRPVLIGPLTFLLLGKSKSEGLDPLSLLPQLLEVYADLLAQLKKAGVDWVQIDEPILVTDLPAGASEAFKQAYAALAPVAPKIMLTTYFGSLGDNQDLATSLPVAGLHMDCLRGSDDVKEVASDLTADQTLSLGLVDGRNIWRTNLSPTLARAKELASHHEGDIEIASSCSLLHTPVDVSLESKLDLELKSWLAFATQKLDEISTLARGLWDGEETVAATLRASTEAAATRANSKHTYNPLVRGRIASLDASATDRKSPFAERQKAQADLGLPPLPTTTIGSFPQTVEVRKARVANKRGDLSDADYRVFLERETEATIRKQEALDIDVLVHGEFERTDMVEYFGEQLDGFAFTSNGWVQSYGSRCVRPPVIFGDVSRPGPMTVDWTKYAQSLTDRPVKGMLTGPVTILQWSFVRDDQSREDTCRQIGLAIRDEVADLEKAGIRIIQIDEPALREGLPLRKADQADYLDWAVNCFRLSGSPVEDATQIHTHMCYSEFNDIMEAIAAFDADVISIETSRSDMELLAAFGDFHYPNDIGPGIWDIHAPRVPDADEIERLISKAANVIDPKHLWINPDCGLKTRGWPEVETSLANMVTAAKAARTRLGAS, from the coding sequence ATGACCGAACCCACGTCACCCGCGTCACCAGACGCCAAAGATCAAAAATCCGTCCGCTCCGCCGTCCTCGGCTTCCCGCGCATCGGCGCCCGCCGCGAACTCAAGTTTGCCGCCGAAGCCTTCTGGCGCGGTGACAGCGACGCTGAAACGCTGGACGAAACCGCCGCCCAGCTGCGCACCCGCCACTGGATCGCCCAGCGGCAGCGCGGCATCGACGTCATCCCGTCCAATGATTTTTCGTTCTATGACCAGATGCTGGACATGACCGCTCTGCTTGGCGCGATCCCCCAGCGCTTCAGCTGGCAGCCCGGCACGCCTATCGACCATGCGACGTACTTCGCCTGCGCCCGCGGCACCGACACCGCCCCGGCCATGGAGATGACCAAGTGGTTCGACACCAACTACCACTACATCGTGCCGGAGTTTGACGACGCGACACGCTTCTCCCTTGCCCGCACCACACCGCTGGATGCCTGGCAGGAGGCCCGCGCCCTGGACATCACAACCCGTCCGGTCCTCATCGGACCGCTGACATTCCTGCTGCTTGGCAAATCCAAGAGTGAGGGGCTTGATCCTCTGTCCCTGCTGCCGCAACTGCTCGAGGTCTATGCAGACCTTCTCGCCCAGTTGAAGAAAGCAGGCGTCGACTGGGTGCAGATCGACGAACCCATCCTCGTCACAGACCTGCCCGCCGGTGCCTCTGAGGCCTTCAAACAGGCCTACGCTGCCCTCGCCCCCGTCGCGCCAAAGATCATGCTCACCACCTATTTTGGAAGCCTCGGCGACAATCAGGACCTGGCCACCAGCCTGCCCGTTGCAGGCCTGCACATGGACTGCCTGCGCGGCAGCGATGACGTTAAAGAAGTTGCGTCCGACCTCACAGCAGACCAGACCCTGTCACTGGGCCTCGTGGATGGCCGCAACATCTGGCGCACAAATCTGTCGCCAACCCTCGCGCGGGCAAAGGAGCTTGCCTCTCACCACGAGGGCGACATCGAAATTGCGTCGAGCTGCTCCCTCCTGCACACGCCGGTGGATGTCAGCCTGGAAAGCAAACTCGATCTGGAACTCAAAAGCTGGCTCGCATTCGCCACACAAAAGCTGGATGAGATTTCAACGCTTGCCCGCGGCCTGTGGGACGGGGAAGAGACTGTGGCTGCCACCCTGCGCGCCAGCACGGAAGCCGCCGCCACCCGCGCCAACTCCAAACACACCTACAACCCGCTGGTGCGCGGCCGCATCGCCTCTCTGGATGCGTCAGCCACAGACCGTAAAAGTCCGTTTGCAGAACGCCAGAAGGCACAGGCCGACCTGGGCCTGCCGCCCCTGCCGACAACCACCATCGGCTCCTTCCCGCAGACCGTCGAAGTCCGCAAGGCCCGCGTCGCCAACAAGCGCGGCGACCTGAGCGACGCTGACTATCGGGTGTTCCTGGAGCGCGAAACCGAAGCCACCATCCGCAAGCAGGAAGCCCTCGACATTGACGTGCTGGTGCATGGTGAGTTCGAGCGCACGGACATGGTGGAATATTTCGGCGAACAGCTCGACGGCTTCGCCTTCACGTCAAACGGCTGGGTGCAAAGCTACGGCTCGCGCTGCGTCCGCCCGCCGGTGATCTTCGGGGACGTGTCGCGACCCGGCCCCATGACCGTGGACTGGACGAAATATGCCCAGAGCCTGACGGACCGTCCGGTCAAGGGCATGCTCACGGGCCCGGTGACGATCCTGCAATGGTCCTTCGTGCGTGATGACCAAAGCCGCGAAGACACGTGTCGGCAGATCGGCCTCGCCATCCGCGATGAAGTGGCGGACCTTGAAAAGGCCGGCATCCGCATCATCCAGATTGATGAGCCGGCTCTGCGCGAAGGCTTGCCCCTGCGCAAGGCAGACCAGGCCGACTATCTGGATTGGGCCGTGAACTGCTTCCGCCTGTCCGGTTCACCGGTGGAGGACGCAACCCAGATCCACACCCATATGTGCTACTCGGAGTTCAACGACATCATGGAGGCAATCGCCGCCTTTGATGCGGACGTGATCTCTATTGAAACGTCACGCTCCGACATGGAACTGCTGGCAGCCTTTGGCGACTTCCACTACCCCAACGACATCGGCCCCGGCATCTGGGACATTCACGCCCCGCGCGTGCCCGATGCTGACGAAATCGAACGCCTGATCTCGAAAGCCGCCAATGTGATTGATCCCAAACATCTGTGGATCAACCCCGATTGCGGCCTCAAGACCCGAGGCTGGCCGGAAGTGGAAACATCTCTCGCCAACATGGTGACCGCCGCCAAGGCAGCGCGCACCCGCCTCGGCGCAAGCTGA
- a CDS encoding FAD-dependent oxidoreductase, protein MASHDWTRRRMLGTAAGASALMATGISVSATAARAQPVDHDVIVVGGGLAGLTVARRAKEQGLSVLLLEARDRVGGRVHSEALPSGTRIDLGAQFISDYQPNVTALGKEVGITTHPVDVPGDYLFVTSSGDAVSYGPEQEPLSFTGQLRALWSYFRLGSAMDGVSITDMADLDAINAADFIRSKVWGEDLDRLFSGNFADGLCMRLEQISAYELMQQSETMGGLDGAENAEQWFIDGGAGVLADYQASHLEGGILTGTPVSGIVQDTEGVTVTSGAGMFRARRVVIAIPPQLYPNLGLMPVLPADRQAALGTFQLGRVYKTLAEFETPWWREGELSGAIDNPGGLFHGISDATPAGASTHLLVAFTSGPRADELGAQAPDEDARITAFTRFLSKTYGRDVPDAIGGRSYDWNADGFSLGGYASRRGIGGWSAALDLFAPFGHLHFAGTETADEWRSYMDGAIQSGERAARAILADLAA, encoded by the coding sequence ATGGCATCTCATGACTGGACCCGGCGCCGCATGCTGGGCACGGCAGCTGGGGCATCGGCACTGATGGCAACTGGCATCTCGGTTTCGGCGACGGCCGCCCGGGCGCAACCGGTGGACCATGACGTCATTGTTGTTGGCGGTGGGCTTGCAGGTCTGACGGTAGCGCGGCGGGCGAAAGAGCAGGGGCTGTCGGTGTTGCTGCTGGAAGCGCGAGACCGGGTCGGCGGGCGCGTTCATTCAGAAGCCCTGCCATCGGGAACGCGGATCGATCTTGGCGCTCAATTCATCAGCGACTATCAGCCGAATGTGACGGCACTGGGCAAGGAAGTAGGGATCACCACGCATCCGGTGGATGTGCCGGGCGATTATCTTTTCGTGACCAGCAGTGGTGATGCCGTCAGCTATGGCCCCGAGCAGGAACCTCTGTCGTTTACCGGGCAGCTGCGGGCCCTGTGGAGCTATTTCCGCCTTGGCAGCGCCATGGACGGTGTCAGCATTACCGATATGGCAGACCTGGACGCCATCAACGCGGCAGACTTCATCCGCTCAAAGGTGTGGGGGGAGGATCTCGATCGCCTGTTCAGCGGCAATTTTGCAGATGGCCTGTGCATGCGCCTTGAACAGATATCCGCCTATGAACTGATGCAACAGAGTGAGACCATGGGCGGGCTCGACGGGGCCGAAAACGCCGAACAGTGGTTCATCGATGGCGGTGCGGGCGTTCTGGCGGATTACCAAGCCTCGCATCTTGAAGGGGGCATCCTCACCGGCACACCGGTGTCCGGCATTGTTCAGGATACGGAGGGTGTCACCGTTACAAGCGGTGCCGGGATGTTCCGCGCGCGCCGCGTTGTGATTGCCATACCGCCGCAGCTTTATCCCAACCTTGGCCTGATGCCCGTGCTGCCGGCAGACCGACAGGCGGCGCTGGGGACGTTCCAGCTGGGCCGCGTGTACAAGACGCTGGCCGAGTTCGAGACGCCATGGTGGCGCGAGGGTGAGCTCTCGGGAGCCATCGACAATCCTGGCGGCCTCTTTCACGGCATTTCCGACGCCACACCTGCTGGCGCATCGACCCATCTGCTGGTGGCGTTTACCTCAGGGCCGCGGGCGGATGAGCTGGGTGCGCAGGCGCCGGACGAAGACGCACGCATCACCGCGTTCACCCGTTTCCTGTCCAAGACCTATGGCCGTGATGTGCCGGATGCGATTGGCGGGCGCTCTTATGACTGGAACGCTGACGGGTTCAGCCTTGGCGGCTATGCCAGCAGGCGGGGCATCGGCGGCTGGTCGGCGGCGTTGGACCTGTTTGCGCCGTTCGGGCATCTGCATTTTGCGGGGACGGAAACGGCGGATGAATGGCGCTCCTACATGGATGGTGCCATTCAGTCCGGCGAGCGGGCGGCCAGGGCGATCCTTGCCGACCTGGCCGCCTGA
- a CDS encoding flavin monoamine oxidase family protein, with the protein MSEQAGSIDRRVDVAVVGAGMAGLKTALELEARGLTVCLLEARDRVGGRLKPGHIAGHKIDNGGQWVGPQQKLLLAEAEAQGVEKFDQYRQGKSVLDFKGKLSHSRSDVPKMPFVSLLDLQRTVSKLDALAFSLPATAPWSVKNAVGLDGQTFETWIQANVWTEQTREFLRMVTRSLLCCEPKHVSFLYFLEYVRGGEGLDVLLGVKGGAQEAKFRGGAHQITEKMAARLKSPVVYEAPARAVTQHDTHVEIATDRGTVTADRAVIAIPPTLASRINFANSLPVMRDHLMQRMPMGTVIKVHVAYDKPFWRDKGLSGMGASDLLPCNVFFDQSPEDASCGILVGFIDADAAAEYSIAGDNSRRQAVIDSATQFFGAEAKNPIDYVDNDWMSEEWSKGCYVAHMAPGVMTTFGEALREPCGRIHWAGTETATQWQGYMDGALQSGIRVAAEIAEQRGLRMAAE; encoded by the coding sequence ATGAGCGAGCAAGCAGGATCCATTGATCGGCGCGTTGACGTGGCAGTGGTCGGGGCCGGCATGGCCGGTCTCAAAACGGCACTGGAACTGGAGGCGCGGGGATTGACCGTTTGTCTACTGGAAGCCCGTGACCGGGTCGGCGGGCGTTTGAAGCCGGGCCACATTGCCGGCCACAAGATCGACAATGGCGGTCAGTGGGTCGGCCCGCAGCAAAAGCTGCTGCTGGCGGAAGCCGAAGCCCAGGGCGTTGAGAAGTTTGACCAATACCGTCAGGGCAAGTCGGTGCTGGATTTCAAGGGCAAGCTGTCGCACTCCCGCAGCGATGTGCCCAAGATGCCGTTCGTGTCTTTGCTTGATCTGCAACGCACTGTGTCGAAACTCGATGCGCTGGCTTTCTCCCTTCCGGCGACCGCGCCGTGGAGCGTCAAGAATGCAGTAGGTCTTGATGGTCAGACATTCGAGACGTGGATCCAGGCCAATGTCTGGACCGAACAAACACGCGAGTTTCTGCGCATGGTGACGCGGTCGCTCCTGTGCTGCGAACCCAAGCACGTCTCATTCCTGTACTTTCTTGAGTATGTGCGCGGCGGCGAGGGGCTGGATGTCCTGCTGGGCGTCAAAGGTGGCGCGCAGGAAGCCAAGTTCCGTGGTGGGGCACATCAGATCACCGAGAAGATGGCGGCGAGGCTCAAATCACCGGTCGTCTATGAAGCGCCCGCACGGGCGGTGACCCAGCATGATACCCATGTGGAGATTGCAACGGATCGCGGCACCGTGACAGCGGACAGGGCTGTCATCGCCATTCCACCGACACTGGCAAGCCGCATCAATTTTGCCAATTCATTGCCCGTCATGCGGGACCATCTGATGCAGCGCATGCCGATGGGCACAGTCATCAAGGTGCATGTGGCCTATGACAAACCGTTCTGGCGTGACAAGGGTCTGTCCGGGATGGGTGCCAGCGACCTCCTGCCCTGCAATGTGTTTTTTGATCAGTCTCCGGAGGATGCCTCTTGCGGTATTCTTGTTGGCTTCATCGATGCGGATGCAGCCGCCGAGTACTCGATCGCCGGCGACAATTCGCGCCGTCAGGCAGTGATCGACTCCGCCACCCAGTTCTTTGGCGCGGAAGCGAAAAACCCGATAGATTATGTGGACAATGACTGGATGTCTGAAGAGTGGAGCAAGGGCTGCTATGTTGCGCATATGGCACCTGGCGTCATGACCACCTTTGGCGAAGCGCTGCGCGAACCATGCGGACGCATTCACTGGGCGGGCACGGAAACCGCCACCCAGTGGCAGGGCTATATGGACGGGGCGTTGCAATCCGGTATCCGTGTTGCGGCGGAGATCGCAGAGCAACGCGGCCTGCGTATGGCGGCGGAGTGA
- a CDS encoding TetR/AcrR family transcriptional regulator, with translation MTDIRPKTATRGRPRRTESDTAEMRARIMRAARDLFARDGYEGMSMRKLAAAVGCAPAALYAYFPNKRALLRVLWQDIFGELGGVLSYTIATPADPLTHLHRLLTETIRFWVQRPDDFRAIFLIQDEPLEPDGTYMADDAGARTSLGLIREVAGKAVSLGLLSIADPDRATSVCVAAINGAALNLITIPEYDWGDDETVISDMATTIIKGLKAS, from the coding sequence ATGACCGATATTCGCCCGAAAACTGCGACCCGCGGGCGCCCCCGCCGCACCGAGTCCGACACCGCCGAGATGCGTGCCCGCATCATGCGCGCCGCCAGGGACCTGTTTGCCCGTGACGGCTATGAAGGCATGTCGATGCGCAAGCTAGCGGCAGCAGTGGGTTGTGCGCCGGCAGCGCTTTACGCCTATTTTCCCAACAAACGAGCGCTGCTACGAGTTCTGTGGCAGGACATCTTCGGCGAACTGGGTGGCGTATTATCCTACACCATCGCCACCCCAGCGGACCCGCTCACCCACCTGCATCGCCTGCTGACGGAAACCATCCGCTTCTGGGTGCAGCGTCCGGATGACTTCCGCGCCATCTTTCTTATTCAGGATGAGCCATTGGAACCCGACGGCACCTACATGGCCGACGATGCAGGCGCACGCACTAGCCTTGGCCTGATACGCGAGGTCGCCGGGAAGGCGGTCAGTTTGGGTCTGCTGAGCATCGCCGACCCTGACCGCGCCACCAGCGTCTGCGTTGCCGCCATCAACGGCGCCGCGCTCAATCTCATCACCATTCCTGAATATGATTGGGGAGACGACGAGACGGTCATTAGTGACATGGCGACAACAATCATCAAAGGTCTCAAAGCGTCCTGA
- a CDS encoding (2Fe-2S)-binding protein, with protein MFVCSCNAYRDTQIADAARKGARTACEAYEALGNGPNCGGCLDTATEIVEQVHAARTASHAAFSNAAD; from the coding sequence ATGTTTGTCTGCAGCTGCAATGCCTACCGCGATACGCAAATCGCTGATGCCGCCCGCAAGGGCGCACGCACAGCGTGCGAAGCCTATGAGGCGTTGGGCAATGGTCCCAATTGCGGCGGCTGCCTCGATACAGCGACTGAAATTGTCGAGCAGGTCCACGCAGCCCGCACCGCCTCCCACGCCGCTTTCAGCAACGCTGCGGACTGA